ATATCTGGCACGCCAGCAAAACGTTGAATAGTACGACCAAAAGCCGTCATTACAACATCATTAATAGTTACTCCTTTTAGATGAGCTGCCTCAATTAACTGAGTAGTTTCTGTTTTAGTTAGACTAAGACTGCCAACATAGCGGGCTTTCTGACCGTTGCTAGCAATAGCCGGCAATAAAAGTGGATTAACAGGATGGTCAGTTTGTTTTGCCGGGACTTTTTGATAATTACTTATTAATTTCTCCAGCCAAGCAATTTTTTGGTAATTATGAACGTTGCTTAATGCTCGTGGTCCCTCCGAATATGCTTTTGCCAGCAAATACAGTAATTGCTTACTGCCAGCGCCATCTGTCAAAATATGACTTAAGTAAATAACCAACTTAGTTTGCTTGTGATAATCACACCAATAAATCTTAATTTGCGGTTCACACATTAAGTTCCAATTTTTGATATCTTCATCAGGATAAGCAACATTGTACTTAATTACTTGTTCAGCGCTGTCTGCTATTTGAACAAAACTATTTGTAGCAAGGTCATAGCAACACAGTAATTCGGGAACTACTTGTATTGCAGCAGCTAAAGCAGCAGTAAATCGCTGGCGATTTAGTTGTGAAGTAAAATCAAGTTCGCATCTAATAATGGGATACATTGTATCTAAGCCAACAGTATGAAGAATATTTAATGGTTCACCTAAATATTTACGCATTAATAAACATCTTCTTCCAGATTAATTCTTCCAATTCAAATCTTTATTATTCACATTATGAACAAACTTTTCAGTGGTTATCCCCTTAATTGACACGTTATTCAGATGAACATTAGTCGTATTTTCAAACCAAAAGCCAGAATCTGCATATTTTTGTGCATGATCAATCATTTCTGGTTCTTGAGCAAGTGCATTAGGAGCCATCGTTACAGAATAGTTTGAAAGTGTTACCCCATCAACTGGAGATTCTGGTATGCCATAAATAAATCCAGCAACAGAAGAAACATCGGTTGCAGTAATATTAGTCAGACTAATGTTACTAATTACTGGGGTGCCCGAAGTAATCGGCTGCTTGGTATTAGATAAATAATTATTCGCAGTTGCACCACTTTTACCATAAAACTCATTAATTGCTAATGGTGTAATGACACCCTGCATAATAATATTAGAAACAGTAACATTACTAATTTGACCGCCGCGACCGCGTCTTGTTTTCATTCTGATGCCACGATCTGTATGATCAAAAATATTATTACTAATAATGACGTTATGAATGCCGCCACTCATTTCACTACCAAAAACAACGCCTCCATGCCCGTGTTGCATTAAATTATTGCTGATAATAATGTTGTGACTGGAGCTTTTAGGATTGGTCGTTTCAATTCCTGACTTAATTGCAATACAGTCATCCCCATCACTGATTGTATTATTTAAAATTTTGACATTATTCGAAGACTCAGGATCAATTCCATCAGTATTAGGTGAGGTTAAAGGATTATCAATCGTGATCCCTTGGATCAACACGTTCTCACTTTCTAATGGGTGAATCGTCCATGCAGGAGAATTAATTAGTTTAATACCCTGAATTTTAATTTGTGAACTATGGTCAAAAGCTAATAAAAATGGTCTGGTATATTTAAAAGGCGTTGTTGGCGCATTTTTTAATGGTCCCTGCTTAGCCTTTTTGTACATTTTCCACCAAGCTTGACCATTACCATCCAAAGTACCACTACCAGTAATAGCTGCATTATGAACATTATTGCCGTAGATATCTGGATGCCGCATTTTAATAGCTGCACCCTCATATCTGGTATTAACTGCTGGAAAGGCAGAAAACTTATCTGAAAAGACAAGCTTAGCCCCTTGATCTAGGTGTAAATTGACATTACTTTTTAAATTTAAATATTTTAAGCGATATGTGCCGGGAGCAATAGTTACTTTTCCGCCACCAACTTTTGCAATGTGATTAATAGTTGACTGAATTTGTTGCGTCATATCTTTTTTACTTACATGCTTTTGTTTAATTACAACAGTCTCTTTAACCGTTTTAGCTTCTGCACGCAAAGTAAAACCTGCACCACTAAGTATTATTCCCATCGCAATCAGCCCATTAACAAAAATTCTTTTGAAGTTATCCTTCACTTTTACCTCCCATCTTTATAAAAACTAACTATCTCGCTTGATATTTAAAACCGAATTGCGGACAATAATTTCCGGATTAATTATTTTTTGCTCAATTGCTTCTTGCTGGTCACCAGCCATAATTTTCATCAATTGTGAAATACCAAGTAGAACAATGATAGACGTGGGTTTGCGAACAGTAGTCAATGCTGGAACTAAATATTTAGAATAGCTCATGTCATCAAAGCCGATAAAAGAGATATCCTCTGGTATTTTATAGCCTAACTCAATGCATGCATTAATTGCGCCAACTGCCATATCGTCGTTTTCACAAATAACACAAGTTGGGATATTGCTACTCGATAAAATCTGCCGCATTAAAACGTTGCCACTCTTTGGTCGATAATCGCCTTGCTTGATTAATGTAGGATCAAGTTTAATATTATTAGCACGAATTGCAGACATAAATCCTTTAGTTCTCAGTTTGGCTGACTCAAAGGTACTAAGTCCTTTGATTAACGCAAATTTACGATGGCCCATTCTAATAGCATATTCAGTCGCAATTTTGCCGCCAAGTTCATCACCAATCGCATAATTATTAATATCCTTGCGTTTAATTACCCTATTCAAAATAACTAGCGGAATACCAATTTTGTGCAAATATTCAATAAATTGATCATCAGAAGCAGATTGACTTAATAAGATAATGCCGTCAAAGTTGCTAACCGAGACACTGTGGTCTGCCATTGCATTATCAATGCTATTAATTGACAAAGAATAGCCCGTTGGCAATATCTTCTGCGTTTGTTCAATTACATCTGTCAAAAAGCTAGCAGATGTTCCCGTATTTAAATCTGTAAAGAAAATTCCAATCATATATGAGCGATTGGTTACCAAACTTTTAGCATTAATATTAGGAACATAACCTATTTCTTGAGCAATTTTAACTATTTTTTCCCGTGTCTGTGGCTTAACTAATGAACTGCCGTTTAAAGCTCGGGAAACTGTTGTATGTGAAACATTGGCCAATTTAGCAATCGTTCTAATTGTCACAACACTGCCACCTTTATTAATATCTTTCATCACTGCCACTTCCCTTTACATAATGTGTTAGTTTTAGTAAAAATTATTATGGCTGTAACAAAAGAAATGGTCAAGCCTAGAAAAGGCACCTAGAATTATTTATATTTCTAAGTGCCTTTTTTGCCGTTTGATTTTTTACGAAATTGAAATTAGTTTTTTAAAGATTATTTATGTATTTATTTTTTAGAAATTAAAGTAATTTTTAGCATTATTATATGAAATGTCTTGTACTATCTTACCTAATTTCTTAGTATCATCTGGTACTCGTCCTTGTTCTGCCAACTTACCGTAAAAGTTGCACAATACTCGTCTAAAGTACTCATGTCTTGGATAAGAAAGAAAACTACGTGAATCTGTCAGCATCCCAACAAAGTTAGGTAACAAACTTTCTTGAGCGAAAATCCGCAACTGGTTTTCAATGCCTTCAGCGGTATCATTAAACCACCAACCAGCACCTAATTGCAGTTTTTGAACCATTCCCCCCTGGAAACAACCCATCATAGTTGCTAGTTCCATCCAATCATTATTGTTTAACGAATAGAAAATTGTTCTTGGAACTTGATTCTCACTTTGCATTGTCGTGTACAGTTTAGTAATGTGGGTGACAATGTCTGGTTGAGTACCAACTGCATCATATCCAGTATCCGGACCTAACTGGTCAAACATTGGCCGATTTAGATCACGATTAGAATTTATGTGGAATTGCATTGTCCAATCAAATTCATTGTTCAAAGCCATTAACTTTTCTAGCAACATTGTCAGATATTGATCAATTTCTGTTTGACTAAGAGGCTTGTTTTCAATACCCTTTTTGACAATTTGATCTAATTCATCCTTAGTAGCTTCTTTAAAGTGATAAGTTAATAAAGAATGATCTGATAGACGACCGCCCATTTCACTAAAGAATTCAAATCTTTGATGAAGTGCCTTAACAATATCATCAAAACTATTAATCGTCACACCAGAAATTTTGCCTAATTCTTCCAGATATTCGCCATAACCGTCACGATCAATTTGAATTAATTTGTCTGGACGCATTGCTGGCAAGGTCTTAAACCCGTTTTGCTGTTCTTCTTTTTTAAGCAGCTTGTGATACTTTAAATCCGAAGCAGGATCATCAGTCGTACATACAACTTTTACATTCGAGTTCTTAATTAAGTTGCGTGGCTTAAAATCTTCAGTTTGCAGTAATTCATTAGCTTTTTGCCAAATTCTTGGAGCTGATTCTTGGGTAAATTCTTCATCAATATGGAAAAAGCGCCGTAATTCTAGGTGTGTCCACTCATAAAGTGGATTACCATAAGACTTTTCAATGGTTTTTGCCCATTCCACAAACTTTTTATATTCATCACCATCACCGGTGATGTATTTTTCATCTACACCATTTGCCCGCATCAAACGCCATTTATAGTGGTCACCATAATGTCCTTCGTTGAGCCAAATTCTAGTAATGTTTGTGTAATTCTTGTTCTCGTAAATTTCTTCTGGATTCAGGTGGCAGTGAAAATCGATAATTGGCATCTTAGCTGCATAGTCATGAAACAGCGTCTTTGCTGTATCATTTTCCAGCAAAAAATCTTGATTTAATAAACTCATACTAGATTAAAACCTCCTTAGGTTAATCTTGTTAACTAAATTTCTTTAGAAATATCAGTCTTAGGTTCATTCTTATCTAAGGCTTCTTGCTTAGTCTTAACAACACCTTGAAGCAAGTCTAAGTGTTCAGCAATATGGATATTCAAGTACTTGTCGTATAAAGCTTGGTTCTTAAGCAGAATGTTCCAGAACTTATCACGGTATACATAGTGATAGTTGTGCTTCAAGTTCATAATCGGACCAAACATCGTATGTAAAATTTGTCGTGAATCATTGTCATCTAATAATGTATTCACATTAGCTGGTGTAATTGTTTCAGGTTTAGGAGCATTACCATCAGTTTGAGCATCAAAGACGTAGTAATCCTTAACGTCATCAAGATTTTCGTAAGCAAACTTGTACAACTCAACCATAAATTCTGGATCTTTATGAGCAATTACTCGTAATGCCTCAAGCCAGTTAGTACCAGCAGTCTTGACATGCCAACCATTCTTCTTAGAAATCCGGCCAATAATTTCATAAACTGATAATTTATCAGAACCTGAGTGAATACTTAATCTGTAGCCAAAATGTTCAGCGATTGCTTCATGAACAATGTAGTCTTTTTCAAATTCCTTAGGATCACCAATGTAATCAATCGCCTTTTGGAATTCACCAACAAATCTTGGCGCTACTGAAGTTGGCGTAATGCCACGACGCTTCAATTCATTAGCAAAGAAGTAGTGGTTAGGATTAGTTGTCCGATATGGCGTTTCGTCCATTGAAATTTCAAGATCCAAGTTATAAGGGACAATGTATTTTTGGTAAACATTAATTGAAAAGAGAAGTGCATCATAGTAAGTCAATACAGATTCTTCAACGTCATGCTTAGTAAACTTAACTGAATAGCCATTACCAATATCAAAAGTTTTGTTCAAATAAGTATCGTTAAAGTATTTGATTTGTTCTGGATCAAGAGCATTAAATTGTTTATCTAGTTCTTCATCACTCAAGTTAACAGCATCATTATTAACTACTTCTGTTAAATCAAGCGTAATGATTGAACAACCAATCTTAACAGCATAATCAACTTCATAAGGTGTCTTAACGTGGTCACCATCAGCACCCCAGCCATAGGTAAAACCTTCTTCAAAGACTGACCATGAAGCATCTTGGAATACATCTGTATTAGTCCGGTTCATCAAAACTAATTCTCGAATTGATTGTTGAGCCAACACTGGCATTACACCGCGGCCCTTGAACAATCTAATATGAGCATTTGATGCATTGCCTAATCGATCACC
The sequence above is a segment of the Lactobacillus sp. ESL0677 genome. Coding sequences within it:
- a CDS encoding condensation domain-containing protein, giving the protein MRKYLGEPLNILHTVGLDTMYPIIRCELDFTSQLNRQRFTAALAAAIQVVPELLCCYDLATNSFVQIADSAEQVIKYNVAYPDEDIKNWNLMCEPQIKIYWCDYHKQTKLVIYLSHILTDGAGSKQLLYLLAKAYSEGPRALSNVHNYQKIAWLEKLISNYQKVPAKQTDHPVNPLLLPAIASNGQKARYVGSLSLTKTETTQLIEAAHLKGVTINDVVMTAFGRTIQRFAGVPDISLACPTDMRKFGPKINGVQVANLTSRYNITITTLLSENFSDLVLRVHDEMLTLKNNFQCFDSIKDLLLQYHTEPLTKLQQVVQDNYHVRDIAYTNFGIVDEGKLAFGAAKIKRVILTGGFRTAPMYQIAVATYGGCLNLAFNMSGTRAEYNCGMAIAANMRDMINNFSLNAIINH
- a CDS encoding glycoside hydrolase family 28 protein; protein product: MKDNFKRIFVNGLIAMGIILSGAGFTLRAEAKTVKETVVIKQKHVSKKDMTQQIQSTINHIAKVGGGKVTIAPGTYRLKYLNLKSNVNLHLDQGAKLVFSDKFSAFPAVNTRYEGAAIKMRHPDIYGNNVHNAAITGSGTLDGNGQAWWKMYKKAKQGPLKNAPTTPFKYTRPFLLAFDHSSQIKIQGIKLINSPAWTIHPLESENVLIQGITIDNPLTSPNTDGIDPESSNNVKILNNTISDGDDCIAIKSGIETTNPKSSSHNIIISNNLMQHGHGGVVFGSEMSGGIHNVIISNNIFDHTDRGIRMKTRRGRGGQISNVTVSNIIMQGVITPLAINEFYGKSGATANNYLSNTKQPITSGTPVISNISLTNITATDVSSVAGFIYGIPESPVDGVTLSNYSVTMAPNALAQEPEMIDHAQKYADSGFWFENTTNVHLNNVSIKGITTEKFVHNVNNKDLNWKN
- a CDS encoding LacI family DNA-binding transcriptional regulator, translating into MKDINKGGSVVTIRTIAKLANVSHTTVSRALNGSSLVKPQTREKIVKIAQEIGYVPNINAKSLVTNRSYMIGIFFTDLNTGTSASFLTDVIEQTQKILPTGYSLSINSIDNAMADHSVSVSNFDGIILLSQSASDDQFIEYLHKIGIPLVILNRVIKRKDINNYAIGDELGGKIATEYAIRMGHRKFALIKGLSTFESAKLRTKGFMSAIRANNIKLDPTLIKQGDYRPKSGNVLMRQILSSSNIPTCVICENDDMAVGAINACIELGYKIPEDISFIGFDDMSYSKYLVPALTTVRKPTSIIVLLGISQLMKIMAGDQQEAIEQKIINPEIIVRNSVLNIKRDS
- the uxaC gene encoding glucuronate isomerase — its product is MSLLNQDFLLENDTAKTLFHDYAAKMPIIDFHCHLNPEEIYENKNYTNITRIWLNEGHYGDHYKWRLMRANGVDEKYITGDGDEYKKFVEWAKTIEKSYGNPLYEWTHLELRRFFHIDEEFTQESAPRIWQKANELLQTEDFKPRNLIKNSNVKVVCTTDDPASDLKYHKLLKKEEQQNGFKTLPAMRPDKLIQIDRDGYGEYLEELGKISGVTINSFDDIVKALHQRFEFFSEMGGRLSDHSLLTYHFKEATKDELDQIVKKGIENKPLSQTEIDQYLTMLLEKLMALNNEFDWTMQFHINSNRDLNRPMFDQLGPDTGYDAVGTQPDIVTHITKLYTTMQSENQVPRTIFYSLNNNDWMELATMMGCFQGGMVQKLQLGAGWWFNDTAEGIENQLRIFAQESLLPNFVGMLTDSRSFLSYPRHEYFRRVLCNFYGKLAEQGRVPDDTKKLGKIVQDISYNNAKNYFNF
- a CDS encoding tagaturonate epimerase family protein codes for the protein MDLNELLCNVKEILAADGNYDSLTNEHIYKPSIQVDRRNVYFILHQMGTDGIMQKKLVVYENRLTATNFEAVESLTDVDSTLLVAELNEHNNNALAKRFHWIRPTSRRNYKYSFGLGDRLGNASNAHIRLFKGRGVMPVLAQQSIRELVLMNRTNTDVFQDASWSVFEEGFTYGWGADGDHVKTPYEVDYAVKIGCSIITLDLTEVVNNDAVNLSDEELDKQFNALDPEQIKYFNDTYLNKTFDIGNGYSVKFTKHDVEESVLTYYDALLFSINVYQKYIVPYNLDLEISMDETPYRTTNPNHYFFANELKRRGITPTSVAPRFVGEFQKAIDYIGDPKEFEKDYIVHEAIAEHFGYRLSIHSGSDKLSVYEIIGRISKKNGWHVKTAGTNWLEALRVIAHKDPEFMVELYKFAYENLDDVKDYYVFDAQTDGNAPKPETITPANVNTLLDDNDSRQILHTMFGPIMNLKHNYHYVYRDKFWNILLKNQALYDKYLNIHIAEHLDLLQGVVKTKQEALDKNEPKTDISKEI